A region of Ornithorhynchus anatinus isolate Pmale09 chromosome 5, mOrnAna1.pri.v4, whole genome shotgun sequence DNA encodes the following proteins:
- the TMEM160 gene encoding transmembrane protein 160 yields MGVGVCGRWWWGRALRLSRHFRGPPRRGARGSLGSGSGPRAAAPLPAAPVSELDRADAWLLRKAHETAFLSWFRNGLLASGIGVLSYVQSDVGREAAYGFFFLGGVCVAYGGASYLTGLVSLRQCMRLTAGGALTRCAAVTSVGLLWLCAVCLYLGQLELEVELVPDDGTDRYPGDDEGGPPDK; encoded by the exons ATGGGTGTCGGCGTCTGCGGGCGCTGGTGGTGGGGTCGGGCCCTGCGCCTGTCCCGCCACTTCCGGGGGCCTCCGCGGCGCGGGGCGCGAGGCTCCCTGGGCTCCGGGTCCggcccccgcgccgccgccccgcTGCCCGCCGCCCCCGTGTCCGAGCTGGACCGAGCGGACGCCTGGCTCCTGAGGAAGGCGCACGAGACCG CCTTCCTGTCGTGGTTCCGCAACGGGCTCCTGGCGTCCGGCATCGGGGTCCTGTCCTACGTGCAGAGCGACGTGGGCCGGGAGGCGGCGTACG gcTTCTTCTTTCTGGGCGGCGTGTGCGTGGCCTACGGCGGCGCCTCCTACCTGACGGGGCTGGTGAGCCTGCGGCAGTGCATGCGGCTGACGGCCGGAGGCGCGCTGACGCGGTGCGCCGCGGTCACGTCGGTGGGCCTGCTGTGGCTGTGCGCCGTCTGCCTCTACCTCGGACAGCTGGAGCTGGAGGTGGAGCTGGTGCCCGACGACGGAACCGACCGCTACCCCGGCGACGACGAGGGGGGGCCGCCCGACAAGTGA